One genomic window of Opisthocomus hoazin isolate bOpiHoa1 chromosome 16, bOpiHoa1.hap1, whole genome shotgun sequence includes the following:
- the HES4 gene encoding transcription factor HES-4 isoform X1, whose protein sequence is MPADTGAEKPTASPIAGAPASASHTPDKPRSASEHRKVNGGCRSGRSGGGAGWRRAESSKPIMEKRRRARINESLGQLKTLILDALKKDSSRHSKLEKADILEMTVKHLRNLQRAQMTAALSADPTVLGKYRAGFNECMNEVTRFLSTCEGVNTDVRTRLLSHLSACLGQIVAMNYPPPPPPPPSGQPAHLAQQPLHVQLPPAAAGPVPCKLNPAEALSPKVYGGFQLVPATDGQFAFLIPNPAFPPSSGPVIPLYANTNANVPVSAGSGSGNAPATSSASPVQGLTSFGGGVVPASQAGSPIGERSESVWRPW, encoded by the exons ATGCCCGCCGACACGGGCGCGGAGAAACCGACCGCCTCGCCCATCGCGGGGGCACCGGCCAGCGCCAGCCACACGCCGGACAAACCGCGGAGCGCCAGCGAGCACCGCAAGGTAAATGGCGGCTGCCGGTCGgggcgcagcggcggcggcgctggaTGGCGGCGAGCTGAG TCCTCCAAGCCCATCATGGAGAAGCGGCGCCGGGCGCGGATCAACGAGAGCCTGGGGCAGCTGAAGACCCTGATCCTGGACGCGCTGAAGAAGGAc AGCTCCCGGCACTCCAAGCTGGAGAAGGCGGACATCCTGGAGATGACCGTCAAACACCTCCGAAACCTTCAGCGGGCGCAGATGACCG CCGCCCTCAGCGCCGACCCCACCGTCCTCGGCAAGTACCGGGCTGGATTCAACGAGTGCATGAACGAGGTGACGCGGTTCCTGTCCACCTGCGAAGGGGTCAACACCGACGTGAGGACCCGGCTCCTCAGTCACCTCTCGGCGTGCCTGGGACAGATCGTGGCCATGAACtaccccccgccgcctccgccgccgccctccgGGCAGCCCGCACATCTGGCGCAGCAACCTCTGCACGTCCAGCTGCCTCCCGCCGCAGCCGGCCCCGTGCCCTGCAAGCTGAACCCCGCCGAAGCTCTGTCCCCCAAGGTCTACGGGGGCTTCCAGCTCGTCCCCGCTACCGACGGCCAGTTCGCTTTTCTCATCCCAAATCCGGCTTTTCCTCCCAGTTCCGGACCAGTTATTCCCCTCTATGCCAACACCAACGCCAACGTCCCGGTGTCCGCCGGCAGCGGCTCGGGGAACGCGCCCGCCACCTCGTCAGCATCCCCGGTGCAGGGGTTGACATCGTTTGGGGGTGGCGTCGTTCCGGCGTCCCAGGCGGGAAGTCCCATCGGAGAGCGCAGTGAATCCGTGTGGAGGCCTTGGTGA
- the HES4 gene encoding transcription factor HES-4 isoform X2, giving the protein MPADTGAEKPTASPIAGAPASASHTPDKPRSASEHRKSSKPIMEKRRRARINESLGQLKTLILDALKKDSSRHSKLEKADILEMTVKHLRNLQRAQMTAALSADPTVLGKYRAGFNECMNEVTRFLSTCEGVNTDVRTRLLSHLSACLGQIVAMNYPPPPPPPPSGQPAHLAQQPLHVQLPPAAAGPVPCKLNPAEALSPKVYGGFQLVPATDGQFAFLIPNPAFPPSSGPVIPLYANTNANVPVSAGSGSGNAPATSSASPVQGLTSFGGGVVPASQAGSPIGERSESVWRPW; this is encoded by the exons ATGCCCGCCGACACGGGCGCGGAGAAACCGACCGCCTCGCCCATCGCGGGGGCACCGGCCAGCGCCAGCCACACGCCGGACAAACCGCGGAGCGCCAGCGAGCACCGCAAG TCCTCCAAGCCCATCATGGAGAAGCGGCGCCGGGCGCGGATCAACGAGAGCCTGGGGCAGCTGAAGACCCTGATCCTGGACGCGCTGAAGAAGGAc AGCTCCCGGCACTCCAAGCTGGAGAAGGCGGACATCCTGGAGATGACCGTCAAACACCTCCGAAACCTTCAGCGGGCGCAGATGACCG CCGCCCTCAGCGCCGACCCCACCGTCCTCGGCAAGTACCGGGCTGGATTCAACGAGTGCATGAACGAGGTGACGCGGTTCCTGTCCACCTGCGAAGGGGTCAACACCGACGTGAGGACCCGGCTCCTCAGTCACCTCTCGGCGTGCCTGGGACAGATCGTGGCCATGAACtaccccccgccgcctccgccgccgccctccgGGCAGCCCGCACATCTGGCGCAGCAACCTCTGCACGTCCAGCTGCCTCCCGCCGCAGCCGGCCCCGTGCCCTGCAAGCTGAACCCCGCCGAAGCTCTGTCCCCCAAGGTCTACGGGGGCTTCCAGCTCGTCCCCGCTACCGACGGCCAGTTCGCTTTTCTCATCCCAAATCCGGCTTTTCCTCCCAGTTCCGGACCAGTTATTCCCCTCTATGCCAACACCAACGCCAACGTCCCGGTGTCCGCCGGCAGCGGCTCGGGGAACGCGCCCGCCACCTCGTCAGCATCCCCGGTGCAGGGGTTGACATCGTTTGGGGGTGGCGTCGTTCCGGCGTCCCAGGCGGGAAGTCCCATCGGAGAGCGCAGTGAATCCGTGTGGAGGCCTTGGTGA